The following coding sequences are from one Capsicum annuum cultivar UCD-10X-F1 chromosome 3, UCD10Xv1.1, whole genome shotgun sequence window:
- the LOC107862545 gene encoding SUMO-conjugating enzyme SCE1, with protein MVGGVACGRLAEERKAWRKNHPHGFVAKPATGPDGSTNLMVWHCIIPGKSGTDWEGGHYPLTIYFSEDYPSQPPKCMLPKGFFHINVYPSGDVCLSILNAATGWSPAITVKQILLGIQELLEHPNPSSSAQFECNKLYMEQDKTEYKRRVKEQAKQYPALI; from the exons ATGGTTGGTGGAGTCGCGTGTGGTCGTCTAGCTGAAGAGAGGAAAGCATGGCGTAAGAATCACCCACAT ggTTTTGTGGCAAAGCCGGCTACTGGTCCGGATGGGTCTACTAATTTAATGGTCTGGCATTGTATTATACCTGGTAAATCTGGG ACTGATTGGGAGGGGGGTCACTATCCCCTGACAATATACTTCAGCGAAGACTATCCTAGCCAACCCCCGAAGTGCATGCTTCCTAAAGGTTTTTTTCATATAAATGTCTATCCTTCAGGAGATGTATGTTTGTCTATCCTCAATGCAGCCACT GGGTGGAGTCCGGCGATTACAGTTAAACAAATTTTGCTGGGTATCCAAGAATTACTCGAACATCCAAATCCCAGTTCGTCAGCTCAATTTGAGTGTAATAAGCTCTATATGGAGCAG GATAAAACTGAGTACAAGAGACGAGTGAAGGAGCAGGCTAAGCAATATCCAGCTCTAATCTAA
- the LOC107865973 gene encoding histone-lysine N-methyltransferase ATX4-like, whose protein sequence is MAVKRKTNKKEIDEEIDRENWIITSKKQRIDEVFGVPPLRGFQDFSFQFKGLPNFLPQVEDYFFSAYKDRVPSPRSHLFPEVSVKLRKFDISCLACKKFSRYLDDNSLCPDCGVKSDSIVVICNGVEGIYFPGLHMVQCKCGSCSFKKHKVGEWERHAGSRAKKWKASIRVKVTMQPLGEWVANNGAQGIIPLKLDSQHLMSLLQENYKPVNAKWTSERCAICRWIEDWDFNKIIICNSCQIAVHQECYGVNGVQDFASWVCRACETPDVDRECCLCPVKGGALKPTDVDPFWVHVTCAWFRPEIAFVNHEKMEPAIGLFAIPPVSFHQECSICQQTHGSCIQCCKCTSSFHTMCAFRAGCYMEMHCSETNGTQTTKWLSYCASHKAPSEDNILVMRTPNGVYSNQNLLQRRNGGRVLKSLRLMPCEASLAETNESDSFSAARCRVFKPSTNKKVKSEPIVHRLTMPHLHSLTAIQSIRAKQYQEERTFSTLRERLHHLSRTINHRICFGKSGIHGWGLFAKRKLQEGEMVAEYVGERIRGSVADLREHRYRSQGKHCYFFRINDEVVIDATMKGNIARLINHSCMPNCFARIMSLGEDEDRIILIAKKDVSAEDELTFDYRFEADQNDELKVPCLCGVPNCRKFMN, encoded by the coding sequence ATGGCTGTGAAACGCAAAACAAACAAGAAGGAGATTGACGAAGAAATTGATAGGGaaaattggattattacatcaaAGAAACAGAGAATCGATGAAGTTTTCGGGGTTCCTCCGCTTAGAGGTTTCCAagattttagctttcaatttAAGGGATTGCCAAATTTCTTGCCCCAAGTTGAAGATTACTTTTTTTCTGCTTATAAAGACCGGGTACCAAGTCCGAGATCCCATCTCTTTCCCGAGGTGTCAGTTAAATTGAGGAAATTCGATATATCTTGCTTGGCGTGTAAGAAATTTTCAAGGTATCTCGATGATAATTCGTTGTGCCCTGACTGTGGAGTAAAGTCTGATAGTATTGTTGTAATTTGCAATGGGGTGGAAGGGATTTATTTTCCAGGACTTCATATGGTTCAGTGCAAGTGTGGTTCTTGTAGTTTTAAGAAGCACAAAGTTGGTGAATGGGAACGGCATGCTGGTTCCAGGGCGAAAAAGTGGAAGGCGAGTATTAGGGTGAAGGTGACTATGCAGCCACTTGGGGAATGGGTTGCAAATAATGGTGCTCAAGGAATTATTCCTTTGAAATTAGATAGCCAGCACTTGATGTCACTCTTGCAAGAAAATTACAAACCTGTTAATGCAAAGTGGACCTCAGAACGTTGCGCTATTTGTAGATGGATCGAAGATTGGGACTTTAATAAGATTATCATATGCAATAGCTGCCAGATAGCTGTTCATCAAGAATGTTATGGCGTTAATGGGGTTCAAGATTTTGCTTCTTGGGTTTGTCGGGCTTGTGAAACTCCAGATGTTGACAGGGAATGTTGCCTCTGCCCTGTCAAAGGGGGTGCGTTGAAACCTACTGATGTCGATCCTTTTTGGGTTCACGTCACTTGTGCTTGGTTTAGACCTGAAATTGCTTTTGTTAATCATGAGAAGATGGAGCCTGCCATAGGACTTTTTGCAATTCCACCGGTATCTTTTCATCAAGAGTGCAGCATATGCCAGCAGACTCATGGGTCTTGCATACAATGCTGCAAATGCACATCGTCTTTTCACACCATGTGTGCTTTTCGAGCTGGATGCTACATGGAAATGCATTGCTCAGAGACGAACGGAACACAAACGACTAAATGGCTATCCTATTGTGCATCTCATAAAGCCCCAAGTGAGGACAACATTTTAGTCATGCGAACTCCTAATGGAGTTTACTCTAACCAAAATTTGCTTCAAAGAAGAAATGGAGGCCGAGTCTTGAAAAGTTTGAGGCTCATGCCTTGTGAGGCATCATTGGCTGAAACTAATGAATCAGATTCCTTCTCTGCAGCTAGATGTCGAGTCTTCAAACCATCAACGAACAAGAAAGTTAAATCTGAACCAATAGTCCACAGGCTTACAATGCCTCACCTTCACTCACTAACAGCCATACAGAGTATAAGAGCAAAACAatatcaagaagaaaggactttTTCAACATTGAGAGAGAGATTGCATCATTTGAGTAGAACTATAAACCACCGGATTTGTTTTGGAAAATCCGGTATACATGGATGGGGTCTCTTTGCAAAGAGAAAGCTTCAAGAAGGAGAAATGGTAGCTGAATATGTTGGTGAGAGGATTAGGGGCAGTGTCGCTGACCTTAGAGAACATCGATATAGGTCTCAAGGCAAGCACTGTTACTTCTTCAGGATAAATGATGAAGTAGTGATTGATGCAACCATGAAAGGAAACATTGCAAGACTAATCAACCACTCATGCATGCCAAATTGCTTTGCAAGGATCATGAGTCTTGGAGAAGACGAGGATCGGATTATTCTTATAGCTAAAAAGGATGTTTCAGCGGAGGATGAGTTAACGTTCGATTACAGGTTTGAGGCTGATCAGAATGATGAGCTTAAAGTCCCCTGTCTTTGTGGAGTTCCCAACTGTAGGAAATTCATGAATTAG
- the LOC107862548 gene encoding LRR receptor-like serine/threonine-protein kinase GSO1 yields the protein MRSVHLSYLLLFLIAVGVVLAVSSPDGTSDSYWLLRIKSKLVDPYGVLENWSEGTSICTWNGVACSDDKSHIVRLNLSSSGLEGPISPEIAHLTSLRVIDLSDNFLNGTIPAALGELHDLEELLLFSNFLTGLIPMEIGRLRKLQVLRIGANMLTGQVIPQIGNLSELRVLALAYCQFSGKIPYEVGKLKHLISLDLQQNSLSGPIPEAIGGCRNLLNFAASNNKIGGQIPASIGQLESLEILNLANNSFSGSIPVELSHLSSLKYLNLFGNDLEGEIPFELNQLVQLETLDLSNNNLSGAVRLLNTQLKNLVTLVLSGNSLTGSIPRNFCLGGSRLSLLILADNKLSGNFPLEVLNCTSLRQLDLSSNSFGGTLPRGLDRLESLTDLLLNNNSFTGTIPPEIGNLTNLEDLYLFHNMATGGIPVEIGKLQRLHELYLYENQLSGGIPRELMNCSSLVRVDFFGNHFSGPIPDNIGSLKNLVILQLRQNELSGSIPSSLGYCRKLQKLALADNKLSGSVPSTFRFLSELDLITLYNNSLEGPLPESLSLLKNLSKVNFSHNKFSGSIFPFAGSNSLTALDLTNNSFSGPIPSELASSKILTRLRLANNFFTGEIPSEFGQLKDLRFLDLSFNNLTGDLAPSLAGLKNLGHFLLGSNQLSGAIPTWLGGIEGLGELDLSFNNFTGTVPVELGNSPKLLKLSLSHNRLSGAVPQELGNLTSLNVLNLQRNNLSGSIPSTLQKCQKLFELRLSENNLTGPIPYELGSLSELQVILDLSKNHLSGEIPSSIGNLVKLERLNLSFNQLQGKVPQSLGRLSSLHRLNLSYNHLQGQIPSTFSGFPLNSFIGNNHNLCGPPLLSCSELKGHERIWQLSKASAVGITVAIVFTATVICMVLLYIMLRIWCNWRKVTISCSETGGFEGKSREGENWVYGEEIKSGQYWKTTSLVTSKEKQTSKGTCMFHHSVSSSDSTEKPLV from the coding sequence ATGAGAAGTGTTCATCTTTCCTATCTGCTGCTTTTCTTGATAGCAGTTGGTGTTGTTCTTGCTGTTTCTTCCCCTGATGGTACATCTGATTCTTATTGGCTTTTGAGAATAAAGTCAAAACTTGTTGATCCATATGGAGTTCTTGAAAACTGGTCTGAAGGGACTAGCATATGTACCTGGAATGGAGTGGCATGTTCAGATGATAAATCTCATATTGTGAGACTCAATCTTTCTTCTTCAGGACTAGAAGGTCCAATATCTCCAGAAATCGCGCATCTCACTTCTCTTCGAGTGATTGATCTTTCGGACAATTTTCTTAATGGAACAATCCCGGCTGCATTAGGAGAGCTTCATGACTTGGAGGAATTGCTTCTGTTCTCCAATTTTCTCACTGGTTTGATTCCTATGGAGATCGGTCGTTTGAGAAAGCTGCAAGTTCTTAGAATTGGAGCCAACATGCTGACAGGCCAAGTGATACCACAAATTGGTAACTTGTCTGAGCTGAGAGTCTTGGCTCTTGCTTATTGCCAATTCAGTGGAAAGATACCATATGAGGTTGGTAAGTTGAAGCATCTGATAAGTCTTGACTTACAGCAAAACAGTCTTAGTGGACCCATACCAGAAGCAATTGGCGGCTGCAGAAATCTTCTAAATTTTGCAGCATCAAATAACAAGATTGGGGGACAGATTCCTGCATCAATCGGTCAGCTCGAATCACTCGAAATCTTGAACCTGGCAAACAATAGTTTTTCTGGTTCAATTCCAGTGGAGCTGAGCCATCTCTCAAGTTTGAAGTACCTAAACTTGTTTGGCAACGATTTGGAGGGCGAAATTCCTTTCGAGCTTAACCAGTTGGTTCAGCTTGAAACATTAGATTTATCGAACAACAACCTTTCAGGAGCCGTAAGGCTTCTCAACACTCAGCTGAAGAATcttgtcactttagtactctctGGGAACTCTTTAACAGGAAGCATCCCGAGGAACTTCTGTCTCGGTGGTTCGAGATTAAGCCTACTTATTCTTGCTGACAATAAGTTATCTGGGAACTTCCCATTGGAGGTACTAAACTGCACGTCCCTGAGACAACTGGATCTCTCCAGTAACAGCTTTGGAGGAACGCTGCCACGAGGCCTCGACAGGCTAGAAAGTCTCACAGACCTCCTGCTCAACAATAACAGCTTTACTGGAACTATACCACCTGAaataggaaacttgactaacctGGAAGATTTGTACCTGTTCCATAACATGGCCACAGGAGGAATTCCAGTTGAAATAGGAAAGCTTCAGAGGCTGCATGAACTATACCTCTACGAAAACCAGTTGTCGGGAGGCATCCCAAGAGAATTGATGAACTGCTCCAGCTTAGTACGCGTTGATTTCTTTGGCAATCATTTTTCGGGCCCTATTCCTGATAACATTGGGAGCCTTAAGAATCTTGTTATTCTTCAGCTAAGGCAGAATGAGTTGTCTGGTTCAATTCCATCAAGCTTAGGCTACTGCAGGAAGCTTCAAAAACTGGCCTTGGCTGATAACAAACTTTCAGGATCAGTGCCATCAACTTTCCGATTTCTCTCAGAGTTGGACCTGATTACTCTTTACAATAACTCACTTGAAGGTCCACTACCTGAATCTCTTTCCCTTCTGAAAAATCTCAGCAAAGTTAACTTTTCTCACAATAAGTTCAGTGGAAGCATTTTTCCATTTGCTGGTTCAAATTCTTTGACAGCTCTTGACTTAACAAACAACAGCTTCTCTGGTCCTATCCCTTCTGAGTTAGCCTCCTCAAAAATTCTAACCCGTCTTCGCCTTGCCAATAATTTTTTCACTGGAGAAATTCCTTCGGAATTTGGACAGCTTAAAGATCTCAGGTTTCTTGATTTATCGTTCAACAATTTGACCGGAGATCTAGCACCTTCCCTTGCTGGCCTAAAAAATCTTGGCCATTTTCTCCTCGGCTCTAACCAACTTTCAGGAGCAATTCCCACATGGTTAGGAGGTATAGAAGGTCTTGGTGAGCTCGATCTTTCGTTCAACAACTTCACTGGAACGGTTCCAGTAGAACTTGGAAACTCTCCGAAATTACTCAAACTTTCTCTCAGTCACAACAGATTATCAGGTGCTGTACCACAAGAACTGGGAAATCTCACAAGTTTAAATGTCTTGAATCTTCAAAGAAACAATCTTTCTGGTTCCATTCCATCAACTCTTCAAAAATGCCAAAAGCTCTTTGAGCTGAGGCTCTCCGAAAACAACTTAACCGGCCCAATCCCTTATGAACTTGGCTCTTTATCTGAATTACAAGTGATATTAGACCTGAGCAAGAATCACCTTTCTGGTGAAATCCCTTCATCAATTGGAAATCTTGTGAAGTTAGAAAGACTAAATCTTTCATTCAATCAACTTCAAGGAAAAGTCCCACAGTCACTTGGAAGGTTATCAAGTTTACATAGGCTCAACCTCTCCTATAACCATCTTCAAGGCCAAATCCCTTCCACATTTTCAGGATTTCCACTGAATTCTTTCATTGGTAACAATCATAACCTATGTGGCCCACCACTATTATCCTGTTCTGAATTAAAGGGACATGAGAGAATTTGGCAACTATCAAAAGCAAGTGCTGTAGGGATAACAGTGGCCATTGTGTTTACTGCCACAGTCATATGCATGGTTCTGCTTTATATCATGCTGAGGATCTGGTGCAACTGGAGAAAAGTTACAATTTCATGCTCAGAGACTGGTGGATTTGAGGGTAAAAGTAGAGAAGGGGAAAATTGGGTTTATGGAGAAGAGATCAAAAGTGGACAGTACTGGAAAACAACATCACTAGTTACATCTAAAGAAAAGCAAACATCAAAAGGAACATGCATGTTTCATCATAGTGTGAGTTCATCAGATAGCACAGAAAAACCATTAGTTTGA
- the LOC107862547 gene encoding uncharacterized protein LOC107862547, whose protein sequence is MEMEVMVPSAHLDESSASTTPYISASSSPQRYGVFFLSAPTSPARVSAVLHEDEFNMMTTGEVPFDWEEKPGIPKSGGTNNDDDDFAFDFSGQLERSSVSAADELFDGGKIRPLKPPPRLQYNEGDHKPVGSPRSPKQRFKQTFSPRNKKEIDPFAAPIEHTAGNSTSSRPKKTRSLSVPDLEFDRESNQEATKTSSYSLCSVSSSISLWYRKWKLKDLFLFRSASEGRASSKDQLNKFLKKARKEEDAKTSSFRSTASSVGSSSVSSRSLMRKRDISAHELHYTLNRAFSEEMKRKTFLPYKKLGVLGCLGFIPSMDDTSFRSNASSMSMTRRQ, encoded by the coding sequence ATGGAGATGGAAGTGATGGTACCGTCAGCTCACTTGGATGAGAGTAGTGCTTCTACTACTCCTTATATTAGTGCTTCTTCAAGCCCTCAACGTTACGGCGTGTTTTTCCTCAGTGCACCTACTAGTCCTGCTCGTGTGTCTGCTGTCCTCCATGAAGACGAATTCAACATGATGACAACTGGTGAAGTACCGTTCGATTGGGAGGAAAAGCCTGGAATTCCAAAATCAGGTGGTACTAATAATGATGATGACGATTTTGCTTTTGATTTTAGTGGACAGTTGGAGAGAAGTTCAGTTTCAGCTGCTGATGAGCTTTTCGATGGTGGGAAAATCAGGCCTTTGAAGCCACCACCAAGGTTACAGTACAATGAAGGTGATCACAAACCAGTTGGTTCGCCTAGATCACCGAAGCAAAGGTTCAAGCAGACGTTCTCTCCACGAAACAAGAAGGAAATTGATCCATTTGCTGCACCCATAGAACACACTGCTGGAAATTCTACAAGTTCTAGGCCAAAAAAGACGAGATCTTTATCCGTTCCTGATCTAGAATTTGATCGCGAAAGCAATCAGGAAGCTACAAAGACTAGCTCCTACTCTTTGTGTTCGGTTTCATCATCGATATCACTTTGGTACAGGAAATGGAAGCTGAAAGATTTGTTTCTATTCAGAAGCGCTTCGGAGGGGAGAGCAAGCAGTAAAGATCAATTAAACAAGTTTTTAAAGAAAGCTCGGAAGGAGGAGGACGCGAAGACTTCAAGCTTTAGATCAACTGCTAGTAGTGTTGGATCATCATCGGTGTCATCAAGATCCTTGATGAGGAAGAGGGATATTTCGGCTCATGAGTTGCATTACACGTTGAACAGGGCATTCTCCGAAGAGATGAAGAGGAAAACTTTCTTGCCATACAAGAAATTAGGGGTACTAGGTTGCTTAGGGTTCATTCCATCAATGGATGATACAAGTTTTAGAAGTAATGCTTCTTCTATGTCCATGACTCGTCGTCAATAA